In Musa acuminata AAA Group cultivar baxijiao chromosome BXJ2-8, Cavendish_Baxijiao_AAA, whole genome shotgun sequence, one genomic interval encodes:
- the LOC103993471 gene encoding serine/threonine protein phosphatase 2A 57 kDa regulatory subunit B' theta isoform isoform X4, producing MIKQILNRLPRKPSKSSDSRDSVGGSVPPSSSSSSSRSGDLQTSKITNPSSQVPPGLSPGLNNLNKYAPPVNLKLNGNCVIPVYEALPSFKDVPNSEKQILFMRKLDLCSVVFDFTDPSKNLKEKDIKRQTLLELVDYVSSASGKFPETVMQETTKMVSINLFRNLTIPPREHMVLEKIDAEEEEPVMDPAWTHLQIVYELFLRFVASPETDAKLAKRYIDHSFVLKLLDLFDSEDPRERDYLKTILHRVYGKFMVHRPFIRKAINNIFYRFIFETEKHNGIAELLEILGSIISGFALPLKEEHKLFLVRALIPLHKPRCIGMYHQQLSYSITQFIEKDCKLVDTVIRGLLKYWPVTNSSKEVMFLGELEEVLEATQPADFQRCMVPLFRQIARCLNSSHFQFSGGVLMNLHTLLCYPLLILSFYTRVCPLSLIGFLISLSLSSFYNLILLEMLTLHFDIKFAGAKASLN from the exons ATGATTAAGCAGATACTAAATCGTCTCCCTCGAAAGCCATCAAAGTCGTCAGATAGTCGAGATTCAGTTGGTGGGTCAGTGCCTCCGTCGTCATCTTCAAGCAGCTCAAGAAGTGGGGACTTGCAAACCAGTAAGATCACAAACCCAAGCAGTCAGGTCCCTCCTGGATTGAGTCCTGGGTTAAATAATCTAAACAAATATGCTCCACCTGTTAATTTGAAGCTTAATGGAAATTGTGTAATCCCTGTCTACGAAGCATTGCCGAGCTTTAAGGATGTCCCTAATTCTGAGAAGCAGATCTTGTTCATGCGAAAGTTGGACTTATGCTCTGTCGTGTTTGACTTTACTGACCCATCAAAGAACTTGAAagagaaagacataaagcgacaGACGCTGTTAGAGCTTGTTGACTATGTGAGTTCAGCAAGTGGGAAGTTTCCAGAGACTGTCATGCAAGAGACAACCAAGATGGTGTCCATCAACTTGTTTAGGAATCTAACTATTCCACCTCGAGAACACATGGTTTTGGAAAAAATTGATGCAGAAGAGGAGGAACCTGTAATGGACCCTGCATGGACACACTTACAGATTGTCTATGAGTTATTTCTACGGTTTGTTGCATCTCCAGAGACCGATGCTAAGTTAGCAAAAAGATATATAGATCACTCCTTTGTTCTTAAGCTCCTTGATCTCTTTGATTCTGAAGACCCCAGAGAGAGGGACTACCTAAAGACGATACTTCACCGTGTTTATGGTAAATTTATGGTGCACCGCCCATTTATCAGAAAGGCTATTAACAACATCTTTTATCGGTTTATCTTCGAAACAGAAAAGCACAATGGAATTGCAGAGCTTTTGGAGATTTTAGGAAGTATAATCAGTGGATTTGCTTTGCCTTTAAAGGAAGAGCATAAATTGTTCCTTGTGCGTGCACTAATCCCACTTCACAAGCCAAGGTGCATTGGTATGTACCATCAGCAGTTATCATATTCCATAACTCAATTTATCGAAAAGGATTGCAAACTTGTGGATACTGTTATAAGGGGCTTGCTGAAGTACTGGCCTGTTACAAATAGTTCAAAGGAAGTCATGTTCTTGGGGGAGTTAGAAGAGGTCCTAGAAGCAACTCAGCCTGCAGATTTTCAGAGGTGTATGGTTCCATTATTCCGCCAGATTGCTCGATGTTTGAACAGTTCTCACTTTCAG TTTTCAGGTGGAGTTTTGATGAATTTGCATACTCTACTTTGCTACCCACTTCTTATTCTGTCTTTTTATACTAGGGTATGTCCACTAAGCCTTATAGGCTTTCTAATATCACTATCTCTATCCAGTTTCTATAATCTGATACTTTTGGAAATGTTGACACTCCACTTTGATATCAAGTTTGCAGGGGCCAAAGCCTCCTTAAACTGA
- the LOC103993471 gene encoding serine/threonine protein phosphatase 2A 57 kDa regulatory subunit B' theta isoform isoform X3 — translation MIKQILNRLPRKPSKSSDSRDSVGGSVPPSSSSSSSRSGDLQTSKITNPSSQVPPGLSPGLNNLNKYAPPVNLKLNGNCVIPVYEALPSFKDVPNSEKQILFMRKLDLCSVVFDFTDPSKNLKEKDIKRQTLLELVDYVSSASGKFPETVMQETTKMVSINLFRNLTIPPREHMVLEKIDAEEEEPVMDPAWTHLQIVYELFLRFVASPETDAKLAKRYIDHSFVLKLLDLFDSEDPRERDYLKTILHRVYGKFMVHRPFIRKAINNIFYRFIFETEKHNGIAELLEILGSIISGFALPLKEEHKLFLVRALIPLHKPRCIGMYHQQLSYSITQFIEKDCKLVDTVIRGLLKYWPVTNSSKEVMFLGELEEVLEATQPADFQRCMVPLFRQIARCLNSSHFQVAERALFLWNNDHIENLIKQNNKVILPIIFPALERNTRSHWNQAVQSLTLNVRKIFSDHDPELVAECLKKFEEDEAKDKQCIMKREATWKRLEEIAASKAVLEDPEVITAR, via the exons ATGATTAAGCAGATACTAAATCGTCTCCCTCGAAAGCCATCAAAGTCGTCAGATAGTCGAGATTCAGTTGGTGGGTCAGTGCCTCCGTCGTCATCTTCAAGCAGCTCAAGAAGTGGGGACTTGCAAACCAGTAAGATCACAAACCCAAGCAGTCAGGTCCCTCCTGGATTGAGTCCTGGGTTAAATAATCTAAACAAATATGCTCCACCTGTTAATTTGAAGCTTAATGGAAATTGTGTAATCCCTGTCTACGAAGCATTGCCGAGCTTTAAGGATGTCCCTAATTCTGAGAAGCAGATCTTGTTCATGCGAAAGTTGGACTTATGCTCTGTCGTGTTTGACTTTACTGACCCATCAAAGAACTTGAAagagaaagacataaagcgacaGACGCTGTTAGAGCTTGTTGACTATGTGAGTTCAGCAAGTGGGAAGTTTCCAGAGACTGTCATGCAAGAGACAACCAAGATGGTGTCCATCAACTTGTTTAGGAATCTAACTATTCCACCTCGAGAACACATGGTTTTGGAAAAAATTGATGCAGAAGAGGAGGAACCTGTAATGGACCCTGCATGGACACACTTACAGATTGTCTATGAGTTATTTCTACGGTTTGTTGCATCTCCAGAGACCGATGCTAAGTTAGCAAAAAGATATATAGATCACTCCTTTGTTCTTAAGCTCCTTGATCTCTTTGATTCTGAAGACCCCAGAGAGAGGGACTACCTAAAGACGATACTTCACCGTGTTTATGGTAAATTTATGGTGCACCGCCCATTTATCAGAAAGGCTATTAACAACATCTTTTATCGGTTTATCTTCGAAACAGAAAAGCACAATGGAATTGCAGAGCTTTTGGAGATTTTAGGAAGTATAATCAGTGGATTTGCTTTGCCTTTAAAGGAAGAGCATAAATTGTTCCTTGTGCGTGCACTAATCCCACTTCACAAGCCAAGGTGCATTGGTATGTACCATCAGCAGTTATCATATTCCATAACTCAATTTATCGAAAAGGATTGCAAACTTGTGGATACTGTTATAAGGGGCTTGCTGAAGTACTGGCCTGTTACAAATAGTTCAAAGGAAGTCATGTTCTTGGGGGAGTTAGAAGAGGTCCTAGAAGCAACTCAGCCTGCAGATTTTCAGAGGTGTATGGTTCCATTATTCCGCCAGATTGCTCGATGTTTGAACAGTTCTCACTTTCAG GTAGCAGAAAGAGCATTGTTCCTTTGGAACAACGATCATATTGAAAACCTGATCAAACAAAATAACAAGGTAATACTACCAATCATCTTTCCAGCATTGGAAAGAAACACAAGGAGCCACTGGAACCAAGCTGTTCAGAGCCTCACACTCAATGTCCGGAAGATTTTCTCTGATCATGATCCTGAACTGGTTGCGGAGTGCTTGAAGAAGTTTGAGGAAGATGAAGCTAAAGACAAGCAATGCATAATGAAACGTGAAGCCACATGGAAGCGCCTTGAAGAAATTGCTGCTTCAAAAGCT GTCCTTGAGGATCCAGAAGTTATTACTGcacgataa
- the LOC103993471 gene encoding serine/threonine protein phosphatase 2A 57 kDa regulatory subunit B' theta isoform isoform X2: MIKQILNRLPRKPSKSSDSRDSVGGSVPPSSSSSSSRSGDLQTSKITNPSSQVPPGLSPGLNNLNKYAPPVNLKLNGNCVIPVYEALPSFKDVPNSEKQILFMRKLDLCSVVFDFTDPSKNLKEKDIKRQTLLELVDYVSSASGKFPETVMQETTKMVSINLFRNLTIPPREHMVLEKIDAEEEEPVMDPAWTHLQIVYELFLRFVASPETDAKLAKRYIDHSFVLKLLDLFDSEDPRERDYLKTILHRVYGKFMVHRPFIRKAINNIFYRFIFETEKHNGIAELLEILGSIISGFALPLKEEHKLFLVRALIPLHKPRCIGMYHQQLSYSITQFIEKDCKLVDTVIRGLLKYWPVTNSSKEVMFLGELEEVLEATQPADFQRCMVPLFRQIARCLNSSHFQVAERALFLWNNDHIENLIKQNNKVILPIIFPALERNTRSHWNQAVQSLTLNVRKIFSDHDPELVAECLKKFEEDEAKDKQCIMKREATWKRLEEIAASKAVSRDSVIIPRTLPHQVSSS, from the exons ATGATTAAGCAGATACTAAATCGTCTCCCTCGAAAGCCATCAAAGTCGTCAGATAGTCGAGATTCAGTTGGTGGGTCAGTGCCTCCGTCGTCATCTTCAAGCAGCTCAAGAAGTGGGGACTTGCAAACCAGTAAGATCACAAACCCAAGCAGTCAGGTCCCTCCTGGATTGAGTCCTGGGTTAAATAATCTAAACAAATATGCTCCACCTGTTAATTTGAAGCTTAATGGAAATTGTGTAATCCCTGTCTACGAAGCATTGCCGAGCTTTAAGGATGTCCCTAATTCTGAGAAGCAGATCTTGTTCATGCGAAAGTTGGACTTATGCTCTGTCGTGTTTGACTTTACTGACCCATCAAAGAACTTGAAagagaaagacataaagcgacaGACGCTGTTAGAGCTTGTTGACTATGTGAGTTCAGCAAGTGGGAAGTTTCCAGAGACTGTCATGCAAGAGACAACCAAGATGGTGTCCATCAACTTGTTTAGGAATCTAACTATTCCACCTCGAGAACACATGGTTTTGGAAAAAATTGATGCAGAAGAGGAGGAACCTGTAATGGACCCTGCATGGACACACTTACAGATTGTCTATGAGTTATTTCTACGGTTTGTTGCATCTCCAGAGACCGATGCTAAGTTAGCAAAAAGATATATAGATCACTCCTTTGTTCTTAAGCTCCTTGATCTCTTTGATTCTGAAGACCCCAGAGAGAGGGACTACCTAAAGACGATACTTCACCGTGTTTATGGTAAATTTATGGTGCACCGCCCATTTATCAGAAAGGCTATTAACAACATCTTTTATCGGTTTATCTTCGAAACAGAAAAGCACAATGGAATTGCAGAGCTTTTGGAGATTTTAGGAAGTATAATCAGTGGATTTGCTTTGCCTTTAAAGGAAGAGCATAAATTGTTCCTTGTGCGTGCACTAATCCCACTTCACAAGCCAAGGTGCATTGGTATGTACCATCAGCAGTTATCATATTCCATAACTCAATTTATCGAAAAGGATTGCAAACTTGTGGATACTGTTATAAGGGGCTTGCTGAAGTACTGGCCTGTTACAAATAGTTCAAAGGAAGTCATGTTCTTGGGGGAGTTAGAAGAGGTCCTAGAAGCAACTCAGCCTGCAGATTTTCAGAGGTGTATGGTTCCATTATTCCGCCAGATTGCTCGATGTTTGAACAGTTCTCACTTTCAG GTAGCAGAAAGAGCATTGTTCCTTTGGAACAACGATCATATTGAAAACCTGATCAAACAAAATAACAAGGTAATACTACCAATCATCTTTCCAGCATTGGAAAGAAACACAAGGAGCCACTGGAACCAAGCTGTTCAGAGCCTCACACTCAATGTCCGGAAGATTTTCTCTGATCATGATCCTGAACTGGTTGCGGAGTGCTTGAAGAAGTTTGAGGAAGATGAAGCTAAAGACAAGCAATGCATAATGAAACGTGAAGCCACATGGAAGCGCCTTGAAGAAATTGCTGCTTCAAAAGCTGTAAGCAGGGACAGTGTGATCATTCCCCGTACTCTACCACATCAAGTTTCCTCCAGTTAA
- the LOC103993471 gene encoding serine/threonine protein phosphatase 2A 57 kDa regulatory subunit B' theta isoform isoform X1 — MIKQILNRLPRKPSKSSDSRDSVGGSVPPSSSSSSSRSGDLQTSKITNPSSQVPPGLSPGLNNLNKYAPPVNLKLNGNCVIPVYEALPSFKDVPNSEKQILFMRKLDLCSVVFDFTDPSKNLKEKDIKRQTLLELVDYVSSASGKFPETVMQETTKMVSINLFRNLTIPPREHMVLEKIDAEEEEPVMDPAWTHLQIVYELFLRFVASPETDAKLAKRYIDHSFVLKLLDLFDSEDPRERDYLKTILHRVYGKFMVHRPFIRKAINNIFYRFIFETEKHNGIAELLEILGSIISGFALPLKEEHKLFLVRALIPLHKPRCIGMYHQQLSYSITQFIEKDCKLVDTVIRGLLKYWPVTNSSKEVMFLGELEEVLEATQPADFQRCMVPLFRQIARCLNSSHFQVAERALFLWNNDHIENLIKQNNKVILPIIFPALERNTRSHWNQAVQSLTLNVRKIFSDHDPELVAECLKKFEEDEAKDKQCIMKREATWKRLEEIAASKAVSRDSVIIPRTLPHQVSSSP; from the exons ATGATTAAGCAGATACTAAATCGTCTCCCTCGAAAGCCATCAAAGTCGTCAGATAGTCGAGATTCAGTTGGTGGGTCAGTGCCTCCGTCGTCATCTTCAAGCAGCTCAAGAAGTGGGGACTTGCAAACCAGTAAGATCACAAACCCAAGCAGTCAGGTCCCTCCTGGATTGAGTCCTGGGTTAAATAATCTAAACAAATATGCTCCACCTGTTAATTTGAAGCTTAATGGAAATTGTGTAATCCCTGTCTACGAAGCATTGCCGAGCTTTAAGGATGTCCCTAATTCTGAGAAGCAGATCTTGTTCATGCGAAAGTTGGACTTATGCTCTGTCGTGTTTGACTTTACTGACCCATCAAAGAACTTGAAagagaaagacataaagcgacaGACGCTGTTAGAGCTTGTTGACTATGTGAGTTCAGCAAGTGGGAAGTTTCCAGAGACTGTCATGCAAGAGACAACCAAGATGGTGTCCATCAACTTGTTTAGGAATCTAACTATTCCACCTCGAGAACACATGGTTTTGGAAAAAATTGATGCAGAAGAGGAGGAACCTGTAATGGACCCTGCATGGACACACTTACAGATTGTCTATGAGTTATTTCTACGGTTTGTTGCATCTCCAGAGACCGATGCTAAGTTAGCAAAAAGATATATAGATCACTCCTTTGTTCTTAAGCTCCTTGATCTCTTTGATTCTGAAGACCCCAGAGAGAGGGACTACCTAAAGACGATACTTCACCGTGTTTATGGTAAATTTATGGTGCACCGCCCATTTATCAGAAAGGCTATTAACAACATCTTTTATCGGTTTATCTTCGAAACAGAAAAGCACAATGGAATTGCAGAGCTTTTGGAGATTTTAGGAAGTATAATCAGTGGATTTGCTTTGCCTTTAAAGGAAGAGCATAAATTGTTCCTTGTGCGTGCACTAATCCCACTTCACAAGCCAAGGTGCATTGGTATGTACCATCAGCAGTTATCATATTCCATAACTCAATTTATCGAAAAGGATTGCAAACTTGTGGATACTGTTATAAGGGGCTTGCTGAAGTACTGGCCTGTTACAAATAGTTCAAAGGAAGTCATGTTCTTGGGGGAGTTAGAAGAGGTCCTAGAAGCAACTCAGCCTGCAGATTTTCAGAGGTGTATGGTTCCATTATTCCGCCAGATTGCTCGATGTTTGAACAGTTCTCACTTTCAG GTAGCAGAAAGAGCATTGTTCCTTTGGAACAACGATCATATTGAAAACCTGATCAAACAAAATAACAAGGTAATACTACCAATCATCTTTCCAGCATTGGAAAGAAACACAAGGAGCCACTGGAACCAAGCTGTTCAGAGCCTCACACTCAATGTCCGGAAGATTTTCTCTGATCATGATCCTGAACTGGTTGCGGAGTGCTTGAAGAAGTTTGAGGAAGATGAAGCTAAAGACAAGCAATGCATAATGAAACGTGAAGCCACATGGAAGCGCCTTGAAGAAATTGCTGCTTCAAAAGCTGTAAGCAGGGACAGTGTGATCATTCCCCGTACTCTACCACATCAAGTTTCCTCCA GTCCTTGA